In Streptomyces sp. 840.1, one DNA window encodes the following:
- a CDS encoding TetR/AcrR family transcriptional regulator, whose protein sequence is MSTHAAARVAAPTRREQILKEAARLFAERGFHGVGVDEIGAAVGISGPGLYRHFPGKDAMLAELLVGISERLLAGGELRVSEDAASADGSREALLDALIEGHIDFALDDRPLITLHDRELERLRDTDRKRVRRLQRQYVEVWVGVVRGLYPDLPEHEARAAVHAVFGLLNSTPHLGRPGALPDRADTAALLHRLARGAFDAAGGARSGIPE, encoded by the coding sequence ATGAGCACCCATGCCGCCGCCCGCGTCGCGGCTCCCACCCGCCGTGAGCAGATCCTCAAGGAGGCCGCCCGCCTCTTTGCCGAGCGCGGCTTCCACGGAGTCGGCGTCGACGAGATAGGGGCCGCCGTCGGTATCAGCGGCCCCGGCCTCTACCGCCACTTCCCCGGCAAGGACGCGATGCTGGCGGAACTGCTGGTCGGTATCAGCGAGCGGCTGCTGGCCGGCGGGGAGCTGCGCGTCTCCGAGGACGCGGCCTCGGCCGACGGGTCGCGGGAAGCGCTGCTGGACGCGCTCATCGAGGGCCACATCGACTTCGCCCTCGACGACCGCCCCCTGATCACCCTGCACGACCGGGAGCTGGAACGCCTGCGCGACACCGACCGCAAGCGGGTCCGCCGGCTCCAGCGGCAGTACGTCGAGGTGTGGGTCGGCGTCGTCCGCGGCCTCTACCCGGACCTCCCCGAGCACGAGGCCCGCGCCGCGGTGCACGCCGTCTTCGGGCTGCTGAACTCCACCCCGCACCTGGGCCGCCCCGGCGCCCTGCCCGACCGCGCGGACACCGCGGCGCTGCTGCACCGGCTGGCCCGGGGCGCCTTCGACGCGGCGGGCGGCGCCCGGAGCGGAATTCCCGAGTAG
- a CDS encoding glycosyltransferase — protein MKNCQVSIVVPCYNEDEAVTAFHRALVAALEPTGKSFEVCYVDDGSEDLTRAELIHLAAVDERVRYAAFSRNFGKEAAMLAGLRMSCGESVVLMDADLQHPPELLPRMMELSGQGYDQVIARRDREGEGALRSFVSRSYYRAMGHFMDVSVVDGEGDFRLLSRRAVDSVLALPESNRFSKGIFSWIGFDTTSFTYHNAQRVAGRSKWGSRRLLNYGIDGLISFNNRPLRLAIYAGLLMALAATGYALWIIVEVARHGVGVPGYTTLLTAVVALGGIQLATLGVVGEYVGRIYCETKNRPHYLIRETSEQPAPAPPAAPERALRVRGGGASAFGNGRSRTVRQFITFAMIGVVNTAVYLSVYATLNRWIPYLTAHVIGYCVSIVGSFLLNSYITCRTSPTWRAFVRFPLSSLVNLVLSGALLYVGVSHLGMGKNIAALIAGILATPFSFLIARWAITSGAAVTPQPEPLPGRTGRPGD, from the coding sequence ATGAAAAACTGCCAGGTATCGATCGTCGTCCCCTGTTATAACGAGGACGAGGCTGTCACGGCGTTTCACCGCGCTCTGGTCGCCGCCCTCGAACCGACCGGGAAGAGTTTCGAGGTCTGCTATGTCGACGACGGCAGCGAGGACCTCACCCGCGCCGAACTGATCCACCTGGCAGCCGTCGACGAACGGGTCCGGTACGCCGCCTTCAGCCGTAATTTCGGCAAGGAGGCCGCGATGCTCGCCGGACTGCGCATGTCCTGCGGCGAATCCGTGGTGCTCATGGACGCCGACCTCCAGCACCCGCCGGAACTCCTGCCCCGCATGATGGAGTTGAGCGGGCAGGGCTACGACCAGGTGATCGCCCGGCGCGACCGCGAGGGCGAGGGCGCCCTGCGCTCGTTCGTCAGCCGCTCCTACTACCGCGCCATGGGGCACTTCATGGACGTGTCGGTGGTCGACGGCGAGGGGGACTTCCGGCTGCTGTCCCGGCGCGCGGTCGACAGCGTGCTCGCGCTCCCGGAGTCCAACCGGTTCTCCAAGGGGATCTTCTCCTGGATCGGCTTCGACACCACCAGCTTCACTTACCACAACGCCCAGCGGGTGGCCGGACGCTCGAAGTGGGGCAGCAGACGGCTGCTCAACTACGGCATCGACGGACTGATCTCCTTCAACAACCGCCCCCTGCGGCTCGCCATCTACGCCGGCCTCCTGATGGCCCTGGCCGCGACGGGATACGCCCTGTGGATCATCGTGGAGGTGGCGCGCCACGGCGTGGGGGTGCCCGGCTACACCACCCTGCTCACCGCCGTCGTGGCACTCGGCGGTATCCAGCTGGCCACACTCGGCGTCGTCGGTGAGTACGTCGGCCGGATCTACTGCGAGACGAAGAACCGCCCGCACTACCTGATCCGCGAGACCAGCGAGCAGCCCGCACCCGCCCCTCCCGCCGCACCCGAACGGGCGTTACGGGTGAGAGGCGGCGGCGCGAGCGCCTTCGGGAACGGCCGTTCCCGGACCGTGCGCCAATTCATCACCTTCGCCATGATCGGCGTCGTCAACACAGCGGTCTATCTGAGCGTCTACGCGACACTCAACCGCTGGATTCCCTATCTGACCGCCCATGTCATCGGCTATTGCGTCAGCATTGTGGGCTCCTTCCTGCTCAACTCCTACATCACCTGCCGTACGAGTCCGACGTGGCGGGCCTTCGTCCGCTTTCCGCTGTCGAGCCTCGTCAATCTCGTCCTTTCCGGGGCGCTGCTCTATGTCGGGGTGAGTCATCTGGGCATGGGAAAGAACATTGCCGCGCTGATCGCCGGAATTCTCGCCACCCCGTTCTCCTTCCTGATCGCCCGGTGGGCCATCACCTCCGGCGCGGCCGTCACCCCGCAGCCGGAACCGCTGCCGGGCCGGACCGGCCGTCCCGGCGACTGA